In Parafrankia irregularis, a single genomic region encodes these proteins:
- a CDS encoding pyridoxamine 5'-phosphate oxidase family protein: protein MGQTYELLDDRLRAFIQAQRIFFVASAPLSAQGRINLSPKGRDGSLTVLDERTVAYLDFGGSHAETIAHLRENGRITLMWCAFDGPPKILRVHGEGEPVFRDDPRWGELLSRFPAEQANAGGLRAIIVVRARTISDSCGYAVPFMEYQQERDLHTRYFDRRTEEEFAAYCEHRSHNGTSIDGLPALPLPLPPLPR, encoded by the coding sequence ATGGGACAGACCTACGAGCTCCTCGACGACCGGCTACGGGCGTTCATCCAGGCTCAACGGATCTTCTTCGTCGCGTCCGCGCCACTGTCCGCGCAGGGCCGGATCAACCTCTCGCCGAAGGGCCGGGACGGTTCGCTGACGGTGCTCGACGAGCGGACCGTGGCCTACCTGGACTTCGGCGGAAGCCACGCGGAGACCATCGCGCACCTGCGGGAGAACGGCCGGATCACGCTCATGTGGTGTGCCTTCGACGGGCCGCCGAAGATCCTGCGGGTGCACGGGGAGGGGGAGCCGGTGTTCCGTGACGACCCGCGCTGGGGTGAGCTGCTCAGCCGCTTCCCGGCCGAGCAGGCGAACGCGGGCGGGCTGCGCGCGATCATCGTCGTGCGGGCCCGGACCATCAGTGACAGCTGCGGGTACGCCGTCCCGTTCATGGAGTACCAGCAGGAGCGGGACCTGCACACCAGGTACTTCGACCGCAGGACGGAGGAGGAGTTCGCCGCCTACTGCGAACACAGGTCCCACAACGGCACGAGCATCGACGGCCTGCCCGCGCTCCCCCTCCCCCTGCCTCCCCTGCCGCGCTGA
- a CDS encoding isopenicillin N synthase family dioxygenase encodes MRQAPGRPSGPSPRELPLLDLRRYTAPEHPADRAGFVLALRAACRVPGFFQLTGHGVPTSLTDRVLAVSRDFFRLPTATKLRIENVHSPHFRGYTRLGQEITRGNPDLREQIDIGDERPRRVCGPADPPYLRLDGPNQWPAHPAELRSVVEEYMAALAGVAQVLVRALAESLGLAPDHLDATFADDPRSHLKLLRYLPAPDGPAAETGHVAGVGDGDGDGDGERTDRHRRDTGGARSQGVGAHKDGGFLSLVLQDAVRRQDAPDAPETPVDPANAADRAWLPGLQVADGSGGWIDAPPVRGAFVVNIGEMFELATLRYYPATVHRVMSPPQGHERGSVAFFFGPGLSATIEPVPLPPALLAQIPDAGPPDPDNPIFAQHGENTLKSWLRSHPEVARRHYADLTRPDGAAR; translated from the coding sequence ATGCGCCAGGCCCCTGGCCGTCCATCCGGTCCGTCGCCGCGCGAGCTTCCCCTGCTCGACCTGCGCCGCTACACCGCACCCGAGCACCCCGCCGACCGGGCCGGGTTCGTCCTCGCGCTGCGCGCGGCCTGCCGCGTCCCGGGCTTCTTCCAGCTCACCGGCCACGGCGTGCCGACCTCGCTCACCGATCGGGTCCTGGCCGTGAGCCGCGACTTCTTCCGGTTGCCGACCGCCACCAAGCTGCGGATCGAGAACGTTCACTCGCCGCATTTCCGCGGCTACACCCGCCTCGGCCAGGAGATCACCCGGGGCAACCCCGACCTGCGCGAGCAGATCGACATCGGCGACGAGCGCCCGCGCCGGGTGTGCGGCCCCGCCGACCCGCCCTACCTGCGCCTGGACGGCCCCAACCAGTGGCCGGCGCACCCGGCCGAGCTGCGGTCCGTCGTCGAGGAGTACATGGCGGCGCTGGCCGGGGTCGCGCAGGTCCTCGTCCGCGCGCTGGCCGAGTCGCTGGGGCTCGCCCCCGACCACCTGGACGCCACGTTCGCCGACGACCCCCGCTCCCACCTCAAGCTGCTGCGCTACCTGCCCGCACCCGACGGGCCGGCCGCCGAGACCGGCCACGTGGCCGGAGTCGGAGACGGAGACGGAGACGGAGACGGCGAGCGCACCGACCGGCACCGGCGGGACACCGGCGGCGCCCGTTCGCAGGGCGTCGGGGCGCACAAGGACGGTGGCTTCCTGAGCCTCGTCCTGCAGGACGCCGTCCGGCGACAGGACGCGCCCGACGCGCCCGAAACCCCGGTGGATCCGGCGAACGCGGCGGACCGGGCGTGGCTGCCGGGGCTGCAGGTCGCCGACGGCTCGGGCGGGTGGATCGACGCCCCGCCGGTGCGGGGGGCGTTCGTGGTGAACATCGGCGAGATGTTCGAACTTGCCACGCTGCGCTACTATCCGGCAACTGTGCACCGTGTGATGAGCCCACCACAAGGCCACGAACGAGGATCCGTGGCGTTCTTCTTCGGACCGGGCCTGTCCGCCACGATCGAGCCCGTGCCGCTGCCCCCCGCGCTCCTCGCGCAGATCCCCGACGCCGGACCTCCCGACCCGGACAACCCGATCTTCGCCCAGCACGGGGAGAACACGTTGAAGAGCTGGCTGCGCAGCCATCCCGAGGTCGCCCGACGCCACTACGCCGACCTCACGCGACCAGACGGGGCCGCCCGGTGA
- a CDS encoding serine/threonine-protein kinase, with protein sequence MALKPLRAGDPLVMGPYRLAARLGSGGMGVVYLGVDGRGRQGAVKVLRDEYLEDEGFRRRFTREAAAIAAIDSPRVARLLDAGPDGDQPWIATEYVHGPTLLGAVAADGPTRPETLRTLATGLAEALRAIHGADVVHRDLKPSNVIMGADGPKVIDFGIAVGLAGAMTASGVVLGSVGYMAPELISGDSRPGPAADVFGWALTVAFAATGRAPFGDGPLQTLVLRTVHGDADIDGVPDDLRPAVTTALRTRPELRPTATDLVSWLASGDVPAGLVPAPEPAPAQPAGPEAETSGLAEASRVADESERAERAGQAEGAVAAEATRVAGRAGGAGRRSGGAHRAGGRPRGDSAQQRARSLAALDILVGSSSVASADPAGEDPVPDRPAARRRRHPVTARRLVPAVGVVAIAAAAASMGVVPSPGEVLGMAHSADSGGQAELWRGVADAAAPEPAAPAAPALPPAPAPAPPAPLPVPPAQAAPAAPVADVRGATTGRPARYLAGNHESGIGDLVDIDLPRVDVDVPTIDIVMPRIEVGLPGLAVTVPQVEVDEIDVSEVLAAWQRAVPVDVPTIPVLIQRGSAQSDVWVWS encoded by the coding sequence GTGGCGTTGAAGCCGCTGCGGGCGGGCGACCCGCTCGTGATGGGGCCGTACCGGCTGGCGGCCCGCCTCGGCAGCGGTGGGATGGGCGTCGTCTACCTCGGAGTCGACGGGCGCGGGCGGCAGGGTGCCGTCAAGGTGCTGCGCGACGAGTACCTGGAGGACGAGGGGTTCCGGCGGCGGTTCACCCGGGAGGCGGCCGCGATCGCGGCGATCGACAGCCCGCGGGTCGCCCGGCTGCTGGACGCCGGCCCCGACGGTGACCAGCCGTGGATCGCCACCGAGTACGTCCACGGGCCCACCCTGCTGGGCGCCGTCGCGGCGGACGGGCCGACCCGGCCGGAGACGCTGCGCACGTTGGCGACGGGCCTCGCCGAGGCGCTGCGCGCCATCCACGGCGCCGACGTGGTGCACCGTGACCTCAAGCCCAGCAACGTCATCATGGGCGCGGACGGGCCGAAGGTCATCGACTTCGGGATCGCGGTGGGCCTCGCCGGCGCGATGACGGCGTCGGGAGTGGTGCTGGGCAGCGTCGGCTACATGGCCCCCGAGCTGATCTCGGGGGACTCCCGGCCGGGCCCGGCGGCCGACGTCTTCGGCTGGGCACTCACCGTCGCGTTCGCCGCCACCGGCCGCGCGCCGTTCGGGGACGGCCCGCTGCAGACGCTGGTGCTGCGCACCGTGCACGGCGACGCCGACATCGACGGTGTTCCGGATGACCTCCGCCCGGCGGTCACCACGGCGCTGCGCACCCGGCCCGAGCTGCGCCCCACCGCCACGGATCTGGTGAGCTGGCTGGCGTCCGGGGACGTCCCCGCGGGCCTCGTGCCGGCACCGGAACCCGCACCGGCCCAGCCGGCTGGGCCGGAGGCCGAGACATCCGGCCTGGCCGAGGCGTCCCGCGTGGCCGATGAGTCCGAACGGGCCGAACGGGCCGGACAGGCTGAGGGGGCCGTGGCGGCGGAAGCGACCCGGGTGGCGGGGCGTGCGGGTGGTGCCGGGCGGCGGTCGGGGGGTGCCCATCGGGCCGGCGGACGTCCGCGTGGCGACAGCGCGCAGCAGCGGGCCAGGTCGTTGGCCGCCCTGGACATCCTCGTGGGCAGCAGCTCCGTCGCGTCGGCCGACCCGGCGGGCGAGGACCCCGTGCCCGACCGGCCGGCGGCACGGCGGCGCCGGCATCCGGTGACCGCACGCCGCCTGGTGCCCGCGGTCGGTGTGGTGGCGATCGCCGCCGCGGCGGCGAGCATGGGCGTGGTGCCGAGCCCGGGGGAGGTCCTGGGCATGGCGCACTCCGCCGACAGCGGCGGTCAGGCCGAGCTGTGGCGGGGCGTCGCCGACGCCGCGGCGCCGGAACCCGCGGCTCCCGCCGCTCCTGCCCTGCCACCGGCCCCGGCGCCTGCACCGCCGGCCCCGCTGCCGGTTCCGCCGGCCCAGGCGGCGCCCGCGGCACCGGTCGCGGACGTCCGTGGTGCCACCACCGGGCGCCCGGCGCGATACCTGGCCGGCAACCACGAATCCGGGATCGGCGACCTCGTCGACATCGACCTTCCCCGCGTCGACGTGGATGTGCCGACGATCGACATCGTGATGCCGCGGATCGAGGTCGGCCTGCCCGGTCTGGCCGTCACCGTGCCCCAGGTCGAGGTGGACGAGATCGACGTGAGTGAGGTCCTCGCTGCCTGGCAGCGGGCGGTCCCTGTGGACGTCCCCACCATCCCCGTTCTGATCCAACGTGGATCCGCACAGTCTGACGTCTGGGTGTGGTCCTGA
- the metX gene encoding homoserine O-acetyltransferase MetX, with product MTAQPQQPPSLDARPDHAHPGHARPDEAASAAARPEQADSDAGPDPGPDRDGARPARAGWQPGDPVGRRRFARLARPLDLERGGVLPEVTVAYETWGRLAPDRSNAVLVLHALTGDSHVAGPAGPGHPTAGWWGALVGPGAALDTDRWFVVCPNVLGGCQGTTGPASAAPDGRPWGSRWPEITVGDQVRAEEGLADALGITRWAAVVGGSMGGMRALEWAVGRPERVAHAVVLSCGAAATAEQIALYATQLAVIRADPHWHGGDYHHLPAGLGPRTGLALARQMGQVSYRSEAEFAHRFGHRVQPDGRYAAASYVEHHGHKLVRRFDAGTYVTLTLAMMSQDVGRGRGGIAAALRGVTVPVTVAGIDSDRLYPPRLQAELARHLGTQAVMVTSEFGHDGFLLESAAVGRIVATALGSTG from the coding sequence ATGACAGCCCAGCCCCAACAGCCCCCGTCGCTCGACGCCCGACCCGACCATGCCCATCCCGGCCATGCCCGTCCCGACGAGGCCGCATCCGCCGCCGCGCGCCCGGAGCAGGCTGATTCGGACGCCGGTCCGGACCCGGGCCCGGACCGGGACGGCGCCCGCCCGGCTCGCGCCGGCTGGCAGCCCGGTGATCCGGTGGGACGCCGCCGGTTCGCCCGGCTGGCACGGCCGCTGGACCTGGAGCGCGGCGGCGTGCTGCCCGAGGTGACCGTCGCCTACGAGACGTGGGGCCGCCTCGCCCCGGACCGGTCGAACGCCGTGCTGGTGCTGCACGCGCTCACCGGGGACAGCCATGTCGCCGGCCCGGCCGGCCCGGGGCATCCCACCGCGGGCTGGTGGGGAGCGCTGGTCGGACCGGGCGCCGCTCTCGACACCGATCGCTGGTTCGTCGTCTGCCCGAACGTGCTGGGCGGCTGCCAGGGCACGACCGGGCCGGCGTCCGCCGCCCCCGACGGCCGGCCGTGGGGCAGCCGCTGGCCGGAGATCACGGTCGGTGACCAGGTCCGCGCCGAGGAGGGGCTGGCGGACGCGCTCGGGATAACCCGCTGGGCCGCGGTCGTCGGCGGCTCGATGGGCGGCATGCGGGCGCTGGAGTGGGCGGTGGGCCGGCCCGAGCGCGTCGCCCACGCGGTCGTGCTCTCCTGCGGCGCGGCGGCGACGGCCGAGCAGATCGCGCTGTACGCCACCCAGCTGGCGGTGATCCGCGCCGACCCGCACTGGCACGGCGGCGACTACCACCACCTCCCGGCCGGCCTCGGCCCGCGGACCGGACTGGCACTGGCCCGGCAGATGGGCCAGGTCAGCTACCGCAGTGAGGCCGAGTTCGCGCACCGCTTCGGTCACCGGGTCCAGCCGGACGGCCGCTACGCCGCCGCCAGCTACGTCGAGCACCACGGGCACAAGCTGGTCCGCCGCTTCGACGCCGGAACCTACGTGACGCTGACCCTGGCGATGATGAGCCAGGACGTCGGCCGCGGCCGGGGCGGGATCGCCGCGGCGCTGCGCGGCGTCACCGTCCCGGTGACCGTGGCGGGTATCGACAGCGACCGCCTCTACCCGCCGCGGCTGCAGGCCGAGCTCGCCCGGCACCTCGGCACACAGGCGGTCATGGTCACGTCCGAGTTCGGCCACGACGGTTTCCTGCTGGAGTCGGCCGCGGTCGGCCGGATCGTGGCCACGGCGCTCGGATCGACCGGCTGA
- a CDS encoding bifunctional o-acetylhomoserine/o-acetylserine sulfhydrylase has product MTEPTWSFETKQIHAGAQPDPTTGARAVPIYQTTSFVFRDTDHAAALFALGEPGNIYTRIMNPTQDVFEQRVNALEGGVGALATSSGQAAETLAVLNLAESGDHIVSSANLYGGTYNLFHYTLPKLGISVSFVSNPDDLDEWRAAATPRTRAFYGETIGNPRSDVLDTAGVAAVAHEVGVPLIVDNTLATPYLYRPFEHGADIVVHSATKFIGGHGTSIGGIIVDGGRFDYGASGRFANFTTPDPSYHGLVYWDALGHGSYIAKARVQLLRDLGPAVAPLNSFLFLQGLETLSLRMDRHSANALRVARWLQDRDEVSWVAYPKLPTSPWYQRANEVLPLGAGAVLAFGIVGGAQAGRKFVEGLELFSHLANIGDVRSLVIHPATTTHSQLTEAEQAATGVTPDLIRLSVGIEGIDDILADLDAGFRAAKSG; this is encoded by the coding sequence ATGACCGAGCCGACCTGGTCGTTCGAGACGAAGCAGATCCACGCGGGCGCGCAGCCCGATCCGACGACCGGGGCGCGCGCCGTCCCGATCTACCAGACGACGAGCTTCGTCTTCCGTGACACCGACCATGCCGCCGCCCTGTTCGCGTTGGGGGAGCCCGGCAACATCTACACCCGCATCATGAACCCGACCCAGGACGTTTTCGAGCAGCGCGTCAACGCCCTCGAGGGCGGCGTCGGGGCGCTCGCGACGTCGTCGGGGCAGGCGGCGGAGACGCTGGCCGTCCTCAACCTGGCCGAGTCCGGTGACCACATCGTCAGCTCCGCGAACCTCTACGGTGGGACGTACAACCTGTTCCACTACACACTGCCCAAGCTCGGGATCTCGGTTTCGTTCGTGTCGAACCCCGACGACCTGGACGAGTGGCGGGCCGCCGCCACACCGCGGACCCGGGCCTTCTACGGCGAGACGATCGGCAACCCGCGCTCGGACGTCCTCGACACCGCCGGCGTCGCCGCGGTCGCCCACGAGGTCGGCGTGCCGCTGATCGTCGACAACACGCTGGCCACCCCGTACCTGTACCGGCCGTTCGAGCACGGAGCCGACATCGTCGTCCACTCGGCGACGAAGTTCATCGGCGGGCACGGGACGTCCATCGGCGGGATCATCGTCGACGGCGGCCGGTTCGACTACGGCGCCAGCGGGCGCTTCGCCAACTTCACCACGCCCGACCCCAGCTACCACGGCCTGGTCTACTGGGACGCGCTCGGCCACGGCAGCTACATCGCCAAGGCCCGGGTGCAGCTGCTGCGCGACCTCGGCCCGGCCGTCGCGCCGCTGAACTCGTTCCTGTTCCTGCAGGGCCTGGAGACGCTGTCGCTGCGGATGGACCGGCACAGCGCCAACGCGCTGCGGGTCGCGCGGTGGCTGCAGGACCGTGACGAGGTCAGCTGGGTCGCCTACCCCAAGCTGCCGACGTCGCCGTGGTATCAGCGGGCGAACGAGGTGCTCCCGCTCGGCGCCGGGGCGGTGCTGGCGTTCGGGATCGTCGGCGGGGCCCAGGCCGGGCGGAAGTTCGTCGAGGGCCTCGAGCTGTTCAGCCACCTCGCCAACATCGGCGACGTCCGCTCACTGGTGATCCATCCGGCGACGACCACCCACTCGCAGCTCACCGAGGCCGAGCAGGCGGCCACCGGGGTGACCCCGGACCTGATCCGGCTGTCGGTGGGCATCGAGGGCATCGACGACATCCTCGCCGATCTCGACGCCGGTTTCCGGGCCGCGAAGTCCGGATGA
- a CDS encoding vWA domain-containing protein yields MYSAEINRKQPACLLLVIDHSTSMAETWAGGTMSKADQLALAVNRLLGNAVLLCSRGDDRVYDYFEVGILGYGRGVAPVLYGSSVSRPLLPISEVALNPNRVDHVLRKVPDGAGGLVEVQTPIPAWVDPVADGWTPMVEALRVAAWVVDGWCRTHTASFPPIVVNVTDGQSTDGDPREAAAQVRAAGTADGNALLFNAHLSATTRRAVTFPRDRADLPGEFAQVLFDMSSHLPPAMVAAADSLGYPATAGSKGFLYNADVTALIEFLDIGTRAVTPTGLRDLTVGPRSSG; encoded by the coding sequence ATGTACTCCGCCGAGATCAATCGCAAGCAGCCGGCATGTCTGCTGCTCGTCATCGATCACTCGACGTCGATGGCTGAGACCTGGGCCGGTGGAACAATGAGCAAGGCTGACCAGCTCGCGCTCGCCGTCAATCGGCTGCTCGGTAACGCGGTGTTGCTCTGCAGTAGGGGTGACGATCGGGTCTACGACTATTTCGAGGTAGGAATTCTGGGCTATGGGCGGGGGGTCGCGCCGGTCCTGTATGGTTCGAGCGTGAGTCGCCCGCTGCTGCCTATCAGCGAGGTCGCGCTGAATCCGAACCGGGTCGACCATGTCCTGCGGAAGGTGCCTGACGGCGCGGGCGGCCTGGTCGAGGTGCAGACCCCGATACCGGCCTGGGTCGATCCGGTGGCGGACGGGTGGACGCCGATGGTCGAGGCGCTGCGGGTCGCCGCCTGGGTCGTCGACGGCTGGTGCCGCACCCACACCGCCAGCTTCCCGCCGATCGTGGTCAACGTGACCGACGGGCAGAGCACCGACGGTGATCCGCGGGAGGCGGCCGCCCAGGTGCGGGCCGCGGGCACGGCCGACGGCAACGCGCTGCTGTTCAACGCGCACCTTTCCGCGACCACGCGCCGGGCCGTGACCTTCCCCCGGGACCGCGCGGACCTGCCCGGCGAGTTCGCGCAGGTGCTGTTCGACATGTCCAGCCACCTGCCGCCCGCGATGGTCGCGGCGGCGGACAGCCTCGGCTATCCCGCGACCGCCGGGTCGAAGGGCTTCCTGTACAATGCCGACGTCACCGCGCTGATCGAGTTCCTCGACATCGGTACCCGGGCGGTGACGCCGACGGGCCTGCGTGACCTCACCGTCGGGCCGCGGTCCAGCGGATGA
- a CDS encoding DNA-binding protein produces the protein MKLPTLIDYQQAVQVPRLAFLDDQLRQSVPRLTPLGMPAVATGGFALTFDVSHGRRRYAVRCFHRHSDNLELRYACIADFVRSAALAFLVDVDYLPAGIRVGERAWPIVRMEWIDGVRLDDWVQENLDRPARLDRARVSLNSAVAELRRRGAAHGDLQHGNILVLPDSSIRLVDYDGMYLPALGALGASERGHRNYQHPDRSNQYDVTLDRFAQEVIVVSLAALARDPQLWREFNTGENLILSAADFADPGASALFARLERMPVVGPAARRLRDACLVDYADAGAILDGQAHVRYAAAAPPAAPAGSARPAGPAGSAGLPGSAGAGPVGSVGVVSTVSAARYLRTRPLYRAPVMAPSVLSALDRSGLLVRRGQEAMVVGRVARVRQFRRTGAVTVLDFADGHRGGVPAAGGFHVVGWDRVSRELTATHGDLATLEGAWVRVTGQIAVDERGAAAYDSGGWVPPEPDADVTRPTRVTRPGRTPPAPRIELRRGSLLRRLTEREAGSLLHRPSSVPAAPATRSAYGSGPVLPPPPRPVLPPPVPGPAANRAGSSPGSRSRSGSGPWPGWS, from the coding sequence ATGAAACTGCCCACCCTGATCGACTACCAACAGGCCGTCCAGGTGCCACGGCTGGCCTTCCTGGACGACCAGCTGCGCCAGAGCGTGCCGCGGCTCACCCCGCTGGGCATGCCGGCGGTCGCCACCGGCGGCTTCGCGCTCACCTTCGACGTCAGCCACGGCCGGCGCCGGTACGCGGTGCGCTGCTTCCACCGGCACAGCGACAACCTGGAGCTCCGCTACGCCTGCATCGCCGACTTCGTGCGTTCCGCGGCGCTGGCGTTCCTGGTGGACGTCGACTACCTGCCGGCCGGCATCCGGGTGGGCGAGCGTGCCTGGCCGATCGTGCGGATGGAGTGGATCGACGGGGTCCGCCTCGACGACTGGGTCCAGGAGAATCTGGACCGCCCGGCCCGGCTGGACCGGGCCCGGGTGAGCCTCAACTCCGCCGTCGCCGAGCTGCGCCGGCGCGGTGCCGCGCACGGCGACCTGCAGCACGGGAACATCCTGGTGCTGCCGGACTCGTCCATCCGGCTGGTCGACTACGACGGGATGTACCTGCCCGCGCTGGGCGCCCTGGGTGCCTCCGAGCGCGGCCACCGCAACTACCAGCATCCGGACCGTTCGAACCAGTACGACGTCACGCTGGACCGGTTCGCCCAGGAAGTGATCGTGGTGTCGCTGGCCGCGCTCGCCCGGGACCCGCAGCTGTGGCGTGAGTTCAACACCGGCGAGAACCTCATCCTCTCGGCGGCCGACTTCGCCGACCCGGGTGCGTCGGCCCTGTTCGCCCGCCTCGAACGGATGCCGGTCGTTGGCCCGGCCGCCCGGCGGCTGCGCGACGCCTGCCTGGTGGACTACGCCGACGCCGGCGCGATCCTCGACGGCCAGGCGCACGTCCGCTACGCCGCCGCGGCGCCTCCGGCTGCTCCGGCCGGTTCGGCGAGGCCCGCCGGTCCGGCTGGATCCGCTGGCCTGCCGGGATCGGCCGGTGCGGGCCCGGTGGGTTCCGTGGGGGTCGTCAGCACCGTCTCGGCGGCCCGGTACCTGCGAACCCGCCCGCTGTATCGCGCGCCCGTCATGGCGCCCTCCGTGCTGTCCGCGCTGGACCGTTCCGGCCTGCTGGTCCGGCGGGGCCAGGAGGCGATGGTCGTCGGCCGGGTCGCCCGGGTGCGCCAGTTCCGCCGGACGGGGGCGGTGACCGTCCTCGACTTCGCCGACGGTCACCGAGGCGGCGTCCCCGCGGCGGGCGGCTTCCACGTGGTGGGGTGGGATCGCGTCAGCCGGGAGCTCACCGCCACCCACGGGGACCTGGCAACCCTGGAAGGGGCCTGGGTTCGGGTGACCGGCCAGATCGCGGTGGACGAACGGGGCGCCGCGGCGTACGACTCCGGTGGCTGGGTGCCCCCGGAGCCCGACGCGGACGTTACCCGGCCCACCCGGGTAACCCGCCCGGGCCGCACCCCACCCGCGCCCCGGATCGAGCTGCGGCGCGGGAGCCTGCTGCGCCGGCTGACCGAGCGGGAGGCCGGCAGCCTGCTGCACCGGCCGAGCAGCGTGCCCGCCGCGCCCGCCACCCGGTCGGCCTACGGTTCCGGCCCGGTGCTGCCGCCGCCACCGCGGCCGGTGCTGCCACCGCCGGTGCCCGGCCCGGCGGCGAACCGCGCCGGTTCCAGCCCCGGTTCCAGGTCAAGGTCCGGCTCGGGGCCGTGGCCCGGCTGGAGCTGA
- a CDS encoding bifunctional o-acetylhomoserine/o-acetylserine sulfhydrylase has product MTDTVDPVTQTADLREPGTGVRSAAWSFETRQVHAGTTADPTTGARAVPIYQSASFVFADAAQAAGLFALTETGFTYTRVVNPTHDALEQRVADLEGGVAALATASGQAAQTLALLNVASAGDHIVSSASLYGGTYALFRHTLADLGIETTFVDDPDDPDAWRAAIRPRTAAFYGETIGNPRGNVLDIAAVAGVAHDAGIPLVVDNTLASPYLARPFEHGADIVVHSATKFIGGHGTSIGGIIVDGGRFDWGNGRYPRFTQPDPAYDGLVFLDAFPETAYILRARARLLRDLGPALSPMNAFLLLQGLETLSLRMERHSTNALRVAQWLRDRDDVTAVAYPGLPDSPWRAAADRYLPRGTGAVLAFELADGLRRGPAFIEALTLHSHLANVGDVRSLAIHPASTTHAQLTPQQRRASGVSADQIRLSVGLEGIDDILADLDGAFRALR; this is encoded by the coding sequence GTGACCGACACCGTCGACCCGGTGACCCAGACGGCGGACCTGCGCGAGCCCGGCACCGGAGTCCGCAGCGCCGCCTGGTCGTTCGAGACCCGCCAGGTTCATGCCGGCACCACCGCGGACCCGACGACCGGCGCCCGCGCGGTGCCGATCTACCAGAGCGCCTCGTTCGTGTTCGCCGACGCCGCCCAGGCCGCCGGCCTGTTCGCGCTCACCGAGACGGGCTTCACCTACACCCGGGTGGTCAACCCGACCCACGACGCACTCGAACAGCGCGTCGCCGACCTGGAGGGCGGCGTCGCGGCACTCGCCACCGCCAGCGGGCAGGCGGCGCAGACCCTCGCCCTGCTCAACGTCGCCTCGGCCGGCGATCACATCGTGTCGTCCGCGTCGCTGTACGGCGGGACGTACGCACTGTTCCGCCACACCCTGGCCGACCTCGGCATCGAGACCACCTTCGTCGACGACCCCGACGACCCCGACGCCTGGCGGGCCGCCATCCGGCCGCGCACCGCCGCGTTCTACGGCGAGACCATCGGCAACCCGCGCGGGAACGTCCTCGACATCGCCGCCGTCGCGGGCGTCGCCCACGACGCCGGGATCCCGCTCGTCGTCGACAACACCCTCGCCTCCCCCTACCTGGCCCGCCCCTTCGAGCACGGCGCGGACATCGTCGTCCACTCGGCGACGAAGTTCATCGGCGGGCACGGGACGTCCATCGGCGGGATCATCGTCGACGGCGGCCGCTTCGACTGGGGCAACGGCCGCTACCCGCGCTTCACCCAGCCCGATCCCGCCTACGACGGGCTGGTGTTCCTCGACGCGTTCCCCGAGACGGCCTACATCCTGCGGGCCCGCGCCCGGCTGCTGCGCGACCTCGGGCCGGCACTGTCGCCGATGAACGCGTTCCTGCTCCTGCAGGGCCTGGAAACCCTGTCGCTACGGATGGAGCGGCACAGCACGAACGCCCTGCGGGTCGCCCAGTGGCTGCGGGACCGCGACGACGTCACCGCGGTCGCCTACCCGGGCCTGCCCGACAGCCCCTGGCGCGCCGCGGCGGACCGCTACCTGCCCCGCGGCACCGGCGCGGTCCTCGCCTTCGAGCTGGCCGACGGGCTGCGCCGCGGCCCGGCCTTCATCGAGGCGCTCACCCTGCACAGCCACCTGGCGAACGTCGGGGACGTCCGCTCGCTGGCCATCCATCCCGCGTCGACCACCCACGCGCAGCTGACACCGCAGCAGCGGAGGGCCAGCGGCGTGTCCGCCGACCAGATCCGCCTCTCCGTGGGCCTCGAAGGCATCGACGACATCCTGGCCGACCTGGACGGCGCCTTCCGCGCGCTCCGCTGA